In Solanum pennellii chromosome 3, SPENNV200, a single window of DNA contains:
- the LOC114076327 gene encoding uncharacterized protein LOC114076327: MLAKCLDGIPHNQFRQLIEYWKHPTVQAICEMNSQNRKKQKWRHRMGPINFARVRVALRAAKDNNEEPSKPEIFIATRTKTGKEIQADTQVAIAELQNHQNSGETTDDAFMAVFRKEQPGRVRCYGRSVTTSSLKKDEEINNLKQKRADEITSLKEELREEMRHLFTQLLQNNPGLNFQDIPGCVGSNLASPIDASTAQAVRGTNLPYSSGSAQDSVLQKENAGN; the protein is encoded by the exons ATGCTAGCAAAATGTCTTGATGGCATTCCACATAATCAATTCCGCCAGTTGATCGAGTATTGGAAACACCCAACTGTTCAA GCTATATGCGAGATGAATTCTCAAAacaggaaaaaacaaaagtggAGGCATCGAATGGGACCTATTAATTTTGCTAGAGTACGCGTGGCATTG CGTGCAGCCAAAGACAACAACGAAGAACCATCAAAGCCTGAAATATTTATTGCAACTCGTACCAAGACGGGAAAGGAAATCCAGGCTGATACCCAAGTTGCAATA gCTGAACTTCAAAATCACCAAAATTCTGGGGAAACAACTGATGATGCATTTATGGCAGTGTTTAGAAAGGAGCAGCCTGGTCGAGTTAGGTGCTATGGTAGATCAGTGACAACAAGttctttgaagaaagatgaGGAAATTAACAATCTAAAACAAAAGCGTGCCGATGAAATCACTTCTCTAAAGGAAGAATTGAGAGAAGAAATGCGACATTTGTTCACTCAATTGCTGCAAAACAACCCTGGATTGAATTTTCAAGATATACCAGGGTGTGTTGGATCTAACCTTGCTTCACCTATTGATGCAAGTACTGCACAAGCTGTAAGAGGCACAAATCTTCCATATTCTTCGGGGTCAGCTCAAGATTCGgttcttcaaaag gaaaatgcAGGTAACTGA